One Molothrus ater isolate BHLD 08-10-18 breed brown headed cowbird unplaced genomic scaffold, BPBGC_Mater_1.1 matUn_MA512, whole genome shotgun sequence genomic window carries:
- the LOC118701475 gene encoding olfactory receptor 14A16-like, which produces MSNSSSIRHFLLLALADTRQLQLLHFCLLLGISLAALLGNGLIISAVACGHHLHTPMFFFLLNLALSDLGSICTTVPKAMHNSLWDTSTISYSGCAAQMFLFAFFISAEVSLLTIMCYDRYVSICKPLHYGTLLGSRACAHMAAAAWASAFLNALLHTANTFSLPLCHGNALGQFFCEIPQILKLSCSKSYLRKLGVIVVSAFLLFGCFVFMVFSYVQIFRAVLRIPSEQGRHKAFSTCLPHLAVVSLFLSTSFFAYLKPPSISSPSLDLAVSVQYSVVPPVLNPLIYSLRNQELKAAVWRLMVGQFQKH; this is translated from the coding sequence atgtccaacagcagctccatcaggcacttcctcctgctggcattggcagacacgcggcagctgcagctcctgcacttctgcctcttgctgggcatctccctggctgccctcctgggcaacggcctcatcatcagcgccgtagcctgcggccaccacctgcacacgcccatgttcttcttcctgctcaacctggccctcagcgacctgggctccatctgcaccactgtccccaaagccatgcacaattccctctgggacaccagcaccATCTCCTACTCAGGATGTGCTGCACAGATGtttctgtttgcctttttcatttcagcagagGTTTCCCtcctgaccatcatgtgctacgaccgctacgtgtccatctgcaaacccctgcactacgggaccctcctgggcagcagagcttgtgcccacatggcagcagctgcctgggccagtgcctttctcaatgctctgctgcacacagccaatacattttccctgcccctgtgccatggcaatgccctgggccagttcttctgtgaaatcccacagatcctcaagctctcctgctccaaatcctACCTCAGGAAACTTGGGGTCATTGTGGTTAgtgcttttctgttgtttggttgttttgtgttcatggttttctcctatgtgcagatcttcagggccgtgctgaggatcccctctgagcagggacggcacaaagccttttccacctgcctccctcacctggccgTGGTCTCTCTCTTCCTCAGCACCTCATTTTTTGCCTacctgaagcccccctccatctcttccccatccctggatctggcaGTGTCAGTTCAATATTCCGTGGTGCCCCCAGtcctgaaccccctcatctacagcctgaggaaccaggagctcaaggctgcagtgtggagactgATGGTTGGACAATTTCAGAAGCATTAA